The sequence GATTCAAGagtaataaaatcaattttaaaaactatgGGTATTCAAGCTCATGAGCCAAGAGTTGTTAACCAACTCTTAGAATTTATGTATAAATATGTTTTTGAGGTATTACAAGACGCAATGATATATGGTGAACATTCAGGAAAGACTGATATTGATGTATCAGATGTTAGATTATCAATTCAATCGAGAgttaattatcaaatttcaacaccaccaccaagggagctattattatcaatagccgaagaaaagaataaaacaCCATTACCACCCATTCCAAATAGATATGGTGTGTTTTTACCACCTGATGAATATTGTTTAACCAATCCAAACTATCAAGCAAATCCAACAAAACCTGTATTTCAACCTGTTCAACCATTGGTTGGAAATACTTCACGtggtaattataataaaaaacaatctgATAAACaagtttcaattaaatttaattcaatgtCAAATAAttctactactactactacaactacaccACCAACTATTGGTAGTCAAAATGGTACAACAATCGTTTCACCTCCAAATTTAGGTAGTTTAggaactacaacaactactactactactacaattACACCACCCCCACCAAttttaccattatcatcTAATATTAAACCACCAACATTATCAATTCCATCATCAATTACATCACCACCAACAGTAACTACAAAAAATACATCCACACCAATCATTGGATTGGGTTCTACTACTGTTGCACCACCTAAaacttcttcttcctcttcaacAATCGCTCCACCTGTATTGTCATTACCAACTTCAATCACTTCACCACCAACTGTAACTGCttcctcaacaacaacaaccacaacagcacctacaacaacatcaccaaccattccatctttatcatcaccaactacagcagcaacaacaattactGTAAAGAAAGAGGATGTAAAAATGgatgattttgatgattttgatggTCAAATGAAAGATGACataacaccatcatcaacaccacaacaaccatcaCAACCAACAGAATcagaaacaacaacaactgcgacagcaacaacaacacctgctgtaacaacaacaacaataccaccaacaacaacttcaaccacaccaccaacaacagcaacaacctcaacaacaccaccaccatcaacaacaactacttcaacaccaccaacaacttcaacaacaccacctccacaaataaaagaagaaaaataaatagaaattaaatcatttatatttattcatatcatattatatatatttataataaaaaaaaataaaaaaaagaaaaaaataaaaaaaaaaaaactttaaattatttttttagtgtAAACCATTTCCATTTCCATTTCCATTTCCATTTCCATttccattttcattttcatttccaTTTCCATTTCCATTACCATTCGTAATTTCATTTCCATTTGTTTTTCCATTTGTATTAGTATTTGTATTTTGAAGTTTATTTTCACAACCTGGACAATTATGTAATGATTCATGTATAAATAGATCACAATCTAAACAAAATATCTCTTGACAACGTGGacatgaaaaaaataaagataatattgatttctctgatgatgataaacaACCTATACAtgttacatttttatttaattccctattataataataataatgataataattaagattaatataattattaattaatataaataaaaataataatataaaacacTTACTTCCAATTAACTTCATTAAATAAAGgtatttgaaataaatgatGATATGATCTTGCTAAATGAGGTGAAGAAACTAAAGAAAGATTACAAATTTGACAATCAGTTGGTAATTC comes from Dictyostelium discoideum AX4 chromosome 2 chromosome, whole genome shotgun sequence and encodes:
- the taf9 gene encoding TFIID subunit, with translation MSSNETLPNSEQENNSKTDTKNDNKNIGDENKIIDTDKDMKDNDTINGKENGNININSNNNNNNNIDTDKEMKETSSIEEDDNNNNKNQNNNNNNNIKEENDNLTELKNNNNKENKENKEETIKEDKEKENNKEPVKNKEETNNINNNNNKNNNSDNINNNNNNNSKETLNKISSMSKVSLTSESSEINGQVNTGVVNNNTNIDITQTNLDEPRDSRVIKSILKTMGIQAHEPRVVNQLLEFMYKYVFEVLQDAMIYGEHSGKTDIDVSDVRLSIQSRVNYQISTPPPRELLLSIAEEKNKTPLPPIPNRYGVFLPPDEYCLTNPNYQANPTKPVFQPVQPLVGNTSRGNYNKKQSDKQVSIKFNSMSNNSTTTTTTTPPTIGSQNGTTIVSPPNLGSLGTTTTTTTTTITPPPPILPLSSNIKPPTLSIPSSITSPPTVTTKNTSTPIIGLGSTTVAPPKTSSSSSTIAPPVLSLPTSITSPPTVTASSTTTTTTAPTTTSPTIPSLSSPTTAATTITVKKEDVKMDDFDDFDGQMKDDITPSSTPQQPSQPTESETTTTATATTTPAVTTTTIPPTTTSTTPPTTATTSTTPPPSTTTTSTPPTTSTTPPPQIKEEK